The following is a genomic window from Hymenobacter sp. APR13.
CAAGCTGGCCACCGTGCCGGGTGCCTGGACGGCCCTCGGCTACATTGCCCTGCTGGCCACCATGAGCACGGCCGTGGCCATGGTGCTCTTCAACAAGCTGATTCAGCAGAGCACCACGCTGTTTGCGGCCTCCAACACCTACCTCATCCCCATCGTGGCCCTCACCTGGGGCGTGCTCGACGGCGAAGCCTTCAACCTCTGGCATCTGCTGGGCATGGTCATCATCCTGGCCGGCGTCTTCATCATTCACCGGGCGAAGTGAGGTGGCTTTGGGTGATGAGGTGATGAGGTGATGAAGAACGTCATTCCGAGCCTGCGAGGAATCTCGCGTGCTGACGTTGTGATGCTATTTTTTACTACACTAGCAAGATTCCTCGCAGACTCGGAATGACGTTCTGCTTTGCTGTTCCAGTTCCTCAAAACCCTACCCGCACGCCGAACTGCACCCATTTGTGGGAGCGGGCACCATCGAACTCCGGGGAAATGTGGACGGCGGAGGCTTCCAGGCGCACGCCGGCGTAGCCGAGCCCGAGGGTGGCGGTGCGGCGCGCCACGGTGCGGCGGATGGCGCTGGCAGGCAGCGTGTAGGGGTTGTCGGAGCGGAGCAGGCCGCCCTGCATGGTGGCGTCGTAGCCGATGAGGCGGCCTTCCAGCTGGCCTTCGGCGTAGAGCTGCACCCGGCGCTGACCGGCGCGGGTGGCCGGGCCGCTCACGCCCAGGTTATTGAAATACGGGTTGAGCAGCCCCACCCGCAGGCGCGCGCCGGCCCCGGCGTAGGTGTAAAGCGTGCCCAGGGAAGCATCCGCCGCCCCAATCAGCTCGGCCCCGCGCCCGACGGCCAGCAGCTGCTTTTCGGCGTGGGCCTCGTACCCCAGCACCAAGTCGTTGCGGATCTGGTAGTCCCAGCCGCGGGGCGTGGGCGAATCCAGCCACTCGTGCAACTTGGTCTGGAAGCCCTTGGCGCCGGCCGCCGGCCCCATAAAGCCCAGGTTGAGCGCCGTGGTCAGGCGGAACCTGCGTGCTGGCTGGTTGGCGATGCGCAGGAAATCGGCGTACCAATACGAAGCATATGGCCGGTCGCCGACCCGGATGAACGGGTCCTGGATGCGCAGCGGCGTGAAGCCGTCGTAGTGCAGCCGGATGCCGTGGTAGCGGGTGCTGCCCGCCGGCACGGGGCCCAGCAGGCGGTTTACGGGCGAGCAGCTAAGCCCCGGCAGCACCAGCATGAGCGTCTGGCCCTGGGTGAAGTAGTAGTCGGAGCGGAAAAAGGCGTCGTTGGCAAAAGTGTAGTACACCAGCCGGTCGGGGCTGGTTTGGGCGCTGTCCGGGCGCTGGGCCTGGGCGAGGCGGGCGGTAAGGCACAGCAGCAGAAGAAAGAAGCGCATCAGCAGAAATACTTTCCGCTACCTACGCAGCCGCCCGCACTTCGGCCTTGCCCCCCTGTGGCACGGACTTCAGTCCGTAGCCCGAACACGTTGCCCGGAATGGTTGCGCAAAGTAGCCGGTGCCGGCGGGCTACGGACTGAAGTCCGTGCCACAGATTGGGCTACTCCGGCAGATAGGGCCAGCTGTGAAACTGCTCGGGCAGGCGCAGGCGCTGCGGATGAGCCAACAGATACGCTTGCACGCGGTTCAGCTCGGCGGTATCCAGTATGGGCAGCTCGTGGAAGCCTGTTTGCCAGAAGTCAGCTTCGGGCGGGAGCTGACCGCGCAGCAGGCGGCGGGCCTGAGCGGCGGTGCGCTGGTGCAAAAGCTCCACAGCTTTGTAGAGCGAGAGGCCCGCGCCGGCCGGCAGCTGCAGCACGGCGTGCAGGTGGTTGGGCAGCACCACGAAGCACGGCACCCGCAACCCCTGCTCCTCCAGCATCAGCAGCTCGCCGGCCACGGTCTCTGCTACCTTCTCCCGGGCCAGATAGTCGGGCCCCACGGTGCGGGCATCCAGCAGCGCATCAAACCCCGCAAAAAACACCTTCTCGGCCCGGCGGTGGGCCGCCTGGGCGTCGGCTTCGGTGGCGGCGCCACGCGCAGTTTCTTGGGCGGCAACGCGCTGGGCGTGCAGTTCGCGGCCCGCCCGCGCCGGCACGGAGCCCGCCAGACGCAGCGTGAGCAGGATGGTTTCGGGAGGTGGAAGCATCGTTCGGTTTGCTGACCTGTGGCACGGACTTCAGTCCGTAGCCCGCATCGTTGGTTAAGATAGTGCAGAGCCGGGCAGCTACGGACTAAAGTCCGTGCTACACAGCTGGTTTCACGACCCCATTCACTTCCACCAGCTCGCCCCGCTCCAGCAGGCCGGCCAGCAAGGGCTCCAGCTGCTGGCGCATTTCGTCGCTGAGGCGGGCGAAGCCGAGCAGGCGCACGGCCGGCAGGAACACAGCTTCCCGCGGCAGCCCGAAGCTTTGCGTTACCACGGTGCGCAGGGCCAGGGCCAGTTCTTCGGAAGCCACCAGGGCCAGCCGGCGCGAGTTGGCGGGTAGGTGGCTTCGGTCGCGGAGCGGGGGCTGCTGCATGGTGTTTTCCCAGAGGAAGTCACCGTGGCGGCGCAGGTGGCGCAGGTTGGCGGCCAGCAGCGCGGCTGCTTCGCCGGCTTTGCGGATGCGGGCCCCCACCTGCGTGGCGCCGCTGGCCTGCGCCAGCCGTCGGGTGGCTTCCTCGATGTGCACCGGGCTTTCGATGCGCACCACCTGGGTCAGCCATAAGGCCAGCTGGCTCAGGCCGTGCTGGTGCAGCGCCCGGTGCGCCACGGCGGCCGGCAGCTGCGCCACCTGGTAGGGCACCGCCACGGCAGCCGGTGCGGCTGCAGGTTCCTCGCGCACAACGGCTACCAAGTCCGCAATGGTTGTATCTGCCGCATCTTCCGCTGCCGGGGCCGGCCGACGGGCCGCTTCAATAGCCTGCACGGCCCGCTCGGTGGCGGCGGCCGGGTCGCGCAGCCAGTCGGTGCTCCAGATGTGGTGCAGGTGCCAGCCCATGGCTTCCAGCACCTGCGGGCGCAGCCGGTTTCGGTCGCGGGCCGAGCGGGCGTGGTGGTACATGGTTCCGTCGCAGCTGATGCCCAGCAGGTAGCGGCCGGGCTGGGCTGGGTCGACTACGGCCAGATCGAGGTAGAAGCCCTGGCTGCCCACCTGCGGCTGCACCGCGTAGCCCCGTGCCGCAAGGGCGCGGGCCACTACGGTTTCAAACGGCGCATCGGTGGACAGCATCGGCGGGCGCCCGGCCGGGCCGTACTGCGCGAAAGTCAGGAAGGCTTTCAGGGCCGCCACGCCTTTGGCTGGCGTGCGGTCTAGGTCGAGGTCGTCGGCGGTGAGATTGGTGAATACCTCGCAGCGCTGCCGGGCACGGCTGATGAGCACGTTGAGGCGCCGCTCGCCGCCGTCGCCGTTCAGCGGGCCAAAGTTCATGGTAAGCTGCCCTGCCGCCGTGCGGCCGTAGCCGAGGCTGATAAGCACCACGTCGCGCTCGTCGCCCTGCACGTTTTCCAGGTTTTTGATGAAAAACGGCTCATGCGGGTGCTGGCTGAAGAACGGCTCCGTTTCGGGGTGCTGGCGGCGGCTGGCTTCCACGGCCAGCTCGATGGCCTGCCGCTGGGCCATGCTGAACGCCACCACGCCCAGCGTGCGGCCGGGTGCGGTGCGGGCGTGGTGCAGCACGGCCGCCGCCACAGCCTGCGCCTCCAGCGGGTTGGTGCGCGTGGTGCCGCGCTCGTAGTGCGTGTGCGGCAGATGATGGTAGACCAGCCCCAGGTCGCCCGGGCCGCCGGGGCTCGGAAAAACCACCAGTTTGTTGTCGTAGAACAGCTGGTTGGAAGGCGCAATCAGCGACTCGTGCTGGCTGCGGTAGTGCCAGCGCAGCATCAGTTCGGGCATCTGGCGGGCGCGGCACAGCTCCAGGATGCTGGGGATGTCGGCCGTCACGTTGTCGGCCGGCAGGTCGGTGTCGTCGCCGGTCAGGGAGTCGAAGAACGAGGTGGGCGGCAGCTGCCGCGAGTCGCCGACCACCACCAGCTGGCGGCCGCGGGCAATGGCGCCCAGCGCCTCCACGGGCTTCACCTGGCTGGCCTCATCGAACACCACCAGATCAAACATCAGCGCGCCCGGCGGCAGGTAGCTGGCCACTGACAGCGGCGACATCATAAATACCGGCTTGATGGCCTGCACCGCCTGGCCAGCCTGCTGCATCAGGCGGCGCAGGGGCAGGTGGCGCGTTTTCTTGGCGAATTCGTGGCGCAGCAGCAGCATCTGGCCGGCGGCCTGCAGGTTGGGCAGGCGGGCGTGGTGCTGGCGCAGCGCCCGCACCCGGTTGAGGTGCAGCGCGGCCTCGTCGGCGAGGCGGAAGCGGGCGGTGGCTTCTTCGTGGCTGGCCTGCTCGAACTGCCGCAAAGCCGGGTGCCGGGCGTAGGCGTGGCGCTGCAGAAACTCCAGCCACGTTTGGTGTACGGCGGCCGCCAGGTGCTGCGCCGCCAACTCCCAGCGCTCGGCCAGCAGCAGCAGCTCCGGCAGGTTTTCGGCCTGCACGGTGGCCGCCACGTTGTTCCATTCGATGGTGAGGCGCAGGGCCGGCAGCTCGGCAGCCCAGGCGGCCAGCGTGGTCTGCTGCTGCCCGAAAGCCTGAAACTGTAGCCGGCCGTCGGGCCCGAACCGCCGGGCCTCGTTGAGCTGCAGCGCCTCGGCTACGACCTGCACGGCGGTGCGGTGCCGGGTTAGCGCGTCCTCCAGCGCCGCCACCAGCGCCGGCAAACCCGCCTCCAAACCGGTTCCTGCCGCTCCGCCGCCAGCGCCGGCCAGATACGCCAGCAGCTCCGGCGGCAGCTCGCCCCGCCCGATGCGCTGGTGGGTGCGCGTGAGGTATTCCTGAGCCTGCATCAGCAGCGGCCAGCCGGAGTCTAGCCCCCGCCAGGCGGCCCCAAACAACTGCCGGCCCAATGCCGCGGCGGCGCCCACTACTTGGGCGTAACGCGCAGCGTCCTGCACGGCGTCTGCGCCGGCCAGCATATCGGTGGCGGCTTTGGGCAGGGGGCCGCGCCACAGCTGTTGCAGCCGGCGGCGGGCCCGGCGGTAGTCGCCACTCAAGAACCGCCACCACTTTTCGCCATAGGTAAGCACAGCGGCGCGCTCGGCCTGCAGATCCTGCTCCCAGGCTTCGGGCAGCAGGTACGCGGCGTACTGCTGGCGCAGGGTTTGGTAACGGGTGCCTGCCTGAAATACCTCGGTCAGGTGTGCTGGCTGCTGCGTCCAGGCGGCATCGGCTACGGCGGTACCGGCCAGCGGCGGGGCCAGCAGGGCGTGGCGGGCCGCCGGCAGCAGCTGTTCGGCGGCGGCGCGGTCGGCGGGTGCGGGCAAGCCCAGGCGCCCGGCCAGCTGCTGAGCGGCGGCCTGCAGACTGGTTACTGCCGCGTGGGCCGCGGGCAGCAGCGCCGCCAGCGCATGGAGCTCGGCCGGCAGCAGCACCGTCAGCTCGCTGCCCCAGAACGGCAGGCGCTGCGGCACGCCGGTTTTCCGGAGAGTGGCCTGCAGCCGGGCGGCCAGGATTTCGGCGTGGGCGGCGTCGGCATCGGTCCAGGAGGCCATATCTGGGAAAGGCACGCGGGGCAGCTCCACTCCTTCGGTTTGCTCCTGCAGGAGCAGCAGCTCGCCGGCCACCTGCTGGGCGGTGCGGCGGCTGCCGGCAATGGGCGAATTCACGGCCTGCGCGTACTCGTTGAGAGTGGCACGGTAGCGCGGCAGGTTCGCCAGCTGGTCTTCCAGCGCGGGAGCGGCGGCCGGGCGGCCCAGCTGCAGCGTGCCTTTCAGCTCTTCCAACACCGCCTTTTTGTTGGTTTTATGGCTGTGCAGCTCCAGGCAGGCCACGCCCAGCCCCAGCGCATCCAGGCGGCGTTTCACCACTTCCAGCGCCGCCATTTTCTCGGCCACGAACAGCACTTTCTTGCCGGCGCCAATGGCCTCGGCCAGCAGGTTGGCAATGGTCTGCGACTTGCCGGTGCCGGGCGGACCCTGAATGACGAGGTTGCGGCCTTCGTGCACGGCCAGCAAAGCCAGCAGCTGCGAGCTGTCGGCATCCAACACCTGGTGCAGCTCGGCGGCAGGGCGGGCGTCGTCGAGAAAATCGGTTTCACTGAAGGTGGGCGGCTGGTCCTGAAAGCCGGTTTCGGGGCCGAGCAGCGCCTGCAGGGCGGCGTGCCGGAGCAGCGGGCTTTCGGCGGGCCAGGCGGCCGGGTCCAGGTCGCGGTAGAGCATCAGCTTGCTGAAGGAAAAGAAGCCCAGCGTGATGCTGTTGGGGGCCACTGCCCAGCGCGGCAGGCCCGCTACGGCGGTCTGCACGGCGGCCACGTAATCGGGCCAGGGCTGCTCGTCGAGGTCGGGCAGCGGCAGGTGCACGCCGAAATCGGCTTTCAGGCGGGCCTGCAGGCTGAGGTTGCCTTCGGGCTCGGCGCCGGAATACAACAGCCGAAACCGCTCGGCCACGGTGCCGCGCTCCAGCACCACCGGCAGCAGCAGCAGCGGCGCCTGCCGCGGCTCGGGGCTGGTGGGGGTTTCGTACCAGGTGAGGCAGCCCAGCGCCAGGTACAGGATGTTGGCGCCGGTTTCTTCGAGGCTGGTGCGGGCCGTGTAGTAGGTGTTCAGCAGCCGGCTTTCCAGCTGGTCGGCGGTTTCGGCGGTTTGCAGGCGGCTGTCGAGCGGGTCTACCACCGGCGGTAGCGGGGGCGCGGCCGGAACCGGCTCCGGGAGCGGCAACCCCAGGGCTTCAGCCCGGCGGGCGGCGCGGGCGGGGTCGCCTTTCCAGCCGAGGCGGGGCGCGGCCGGGGCTTCGGGCAGAGGCGCAAACTGCAGCACCCGCAGCCGGCGCACCAGCAGCTCGTACACCGCCGCCGCGTCTTCGCCCACCACTGCCACCCCGCGCACCTTCGAGGACCGGAAGTTGAGCAGCGGGTTGCGCAGCCCCAAATCCAGCAGCTCCTGGCGGGCGGCTTCCAGGCGGGCAGCAAGGAGGGAATCAGCAGGCATAAAGCACCATAAAAATCAATGAAGGCAAGCCGACAGCTTCGGTTTCCTGACACAACAAACCCGCCTACTGCAGCAGCGGGCGGGTTTGTAAAAAGGGTGGCCGAACTGTAGAACTACCGCTACTACGCGGCCTTTTTCAGCCCCAGCTTGCTGTGCTTGTAGCCGTAGTTGAAGTACAGGAACAGCCCGATAATCAGCCAGCCGAAGAACAGCAGCCAGTTGTTGATGCCGAGCTGGGTCATCAGGTAGAGGTTGGTGAGGAGGCCCAGGGTGGGCAGCAAGCTCAGCTTCTTGCGGAACGACAGCCACGCCAGTCCGATGCAGAACACGATGAACACCAGCATCGGGATGTAGTGGCGGAACTCCTCGTAGCCGCCGTCGCCGCGCACGGCGCTGCCGAAGGCCGCGAGGCCAACCTGGTTGTAGGAAAACAGCAAGCCCAGCCCGATCAGCATGATGATCGGCACCAGAAACTGGCCGTTGATGTAGGGCACCTTGAAACGGGCGTCACTCTGGCCGTGCGGGTCGATGACGAGGATGCCGCCGCACACCAGCGCGAAGGCAAACAGCGTCCCGATGCTGGTCAGGTCAATCACCAGGTCCATGTTGAGCAGCAGCGCCGGCACGCCCACGAAAAAGCCCGTGACGATGGTGCTGAACGACGGCGTGTGGAAGCGCGGGTGCACGCGGGCAAACACCGGTGGCAGCAGCCCGTCGCGGCTCATAGTCATCCAGATGCGGGGCTGCCCGATCTGGAACACCAGCAGCACCGAGGCCATGGCGAAGATGGCCGATACGGCCACCACGCCCGCCAGCCAGTTGAGGCCCACTTTCTGGAACACGAACGCCAGCGGGTCGCCCACGCCCAACTCGGTGTAGCTCACCATGCCGGTGAGCACCAGCGTAATCACCACGTAGAGCACGGTGCAGATGATGAGGGCATAAATCATGGCCCGGGGCAGGTCGCGCTGGGGGTTTTTGCACTCCTCGGCCGTCGTCGAAATGGCGTCGAAGCCGATGTAGGCGAAGAACACCGCCGACACGCCTTTGAGCACGCCGCCCACGCCGTTGGGCGCGAAGGGGGTCCAGTTGTCGGGGTTCACGTAGAACACACCCACGGCAATAACCGTGGCCACCACCAGCAGCTTGAGCAGCACCAGCAGATTGGAGGCGTTCTTGGATTCCTTGATGCCGATGTACACCACGGCCGTGATGAGCAGCGTGATCAGGCCGGCCGGCAGGTCAATCACCAGCTTCAGGTCACCGAAGAGCGTGGGGGCCGAGTTCCAGGCGTTGTAGCCTTCCAGCTGGGTGGCGGTGGCGGCCGAGAGCGGCTGGCCGGCCTGCATCAGGGCCAGTACTTCGCTGTAGTGCTTGTGGGCGCTTTGCATGCC
Proteins encoded in this region:
- a CDS encoding amino acid permease, coding for MSNTLPPSRFGGLFRRKSLTDILHNPPADAEGHGGGGGLARHLTVRDLTALGIAAVIGAGIFSTIGNASHDGGPAVSLLFVFTAIACAFSALCYAQFAATIPVSGSAYTYAYASFGELVAWIIGWALIMEYAVGNIVVAISWSDYFTGLLSGVGWDMPVWLTMGMQSAHKHYSEVLALMQAGQPLSAATATQLEGYNAWNSAPTLFGDLKLVIDLPAGLITLLITAVVYIGIKESKNASNLLVLLKLLVVATVIAVGVFYVNPDNWTPFAPNGVGGVLKGVSAVFFAYIGFDAISTTAEECKNPQRDLPRAMIYALIICTVLYVVITLVLTGMVSYTELGVGDPLAFVFQKVGLNWLAGVVAVSAIFAMASVLLVFQIGQPRIWMTMSRDGLLPPVFARVHPRFHTPSFSTIVTGFFVGVPALLLNMDLVIDLTSIGTLFAFALVCGGILVIDPHGQSDARFKVPYINGQFLVPIIMLIGLGLLFSYNQVGLAAFGSAVRGDGGYEEFRHYIPMLVFIVFCIGLAWLSFRKKLSLLPTLGLLTNLYLMTQLGINNWLLFFGWLIIGLFLYFNYGYKHSKLGLKKAA
- a CDS encoding lipid A deacylase LpxR family protein — its product is MRFFLLLLCLTARLAQAQRPDSAQTSPDRLVYYTFANDAFFRSDYYFTQGQTLMLVLPGLSCSPVNRLLGPVPAGSTRYHGIRLHYDGFTPLRIQDPFIRVGDRPYASYWYADFLRIANQPARRFRLTTALNLGFMGPAAGAKGFQTKLHEWLDSPTPRGWDYQIRNDLVLGYEAHAEKQLLAVGRGAELIGAADASLGTLYTYAGAGARLRVGLLNPYFNNLGVSGPATRAGQRRVQLYAEGQLEGRLIGYDATMQGGLLRSDNPYTLPASAIRRTVARRTATLGLGYAGVRLEASAVHISPEFDGARSHKWVQFGVRVGF
- a CDS encoding DUF3320 domain-containing protein produces the protein MPADSLLAARLEAARQELLDLGLRNPLLNFRSSKVRGVAVVGEDAAAVYELLVRRLRVLQFAPLPEAPAAPRLGWKGDPARAARRAEALGLPLPEPVPAAPPLPPVVDPLDSRLQTAETADQLESRLLNTYYTARTSLEETGANILYLALGCLTWYETPTSPEPRQAPLLLLPVVLERGTVAERFRLLYSGAEPEGNLSLQARLKADFGVHLPLPDLDEQPWPDYVAAVQTAVAGLPRWAVAPNSITLGFFSFSKLMLYRDLDPAAWPAESPLLRHAALQALLGPETGFQDQPPTFSETDFLDDARPAAELHQVLDADSSQLLALLAVHEGRNLVIQGPPGTGKSQTIANLLAEAIGAGKKVLFVAEKMAALEVVKRRLDALGLGVACLELHSHKTNKKAVLEELKGTLQLGRPAAAPALEDQLANLPRYRATLNEYAQAVNSPIAGSRRTAQQVAGELLLLQEQTEGVELPRVPFPDMASWTDADAAHAEILAARLQATLRKTGVPQRLPFWGSELTVLLPAELHALAALLPAAHAAVTSLQAAAQQLAGRLGLPAPADRAAAEQLLPAARHALLAPPLAGTAVADAAWTQQPAHLTEVFQAGTRYQTLRQQYAAYLLPEAWEQDLQAERAAVLTYGEKWWRFLSGDYRRARRRLQQLWRGPLPKAATDMLAGADAVQDAARYAQVVGAAAALGRQLFGAAWRGLDSGWPLLMQAQEYLTRTHQRIGRGELPPELLAYLAGAGGGAAGTGLEAGLPALVAALEDALTRHRTAVQVVAEALQLNEARRFGPDGRLQFQAFGQQQTTLAAWAAELPALRLTIEWNNVAATVQAENLPELLLLAERWELAAQHLAAAVHQTWLEFLQRHAYARHPALRQFEQASHEEATARFRLADEAALHLNRVRALRQHHARLPNLQAAGQMLLLRHEFAKKTRHLPLRRLMQQAGQAVQAIKPVFMMSPLSVASYLPPGALMFDLVVFDEASQVKPVEALGAIARGRQLVVVGDSRQLPPTSFFDSLTGDDTDLPADNVTADIPSILELCRARQMPELMLRWHYRSQHESLIAPSNQLFYDNKLVVFPSPGGPGDLGLVYHHLPHTHYERGTTRTNPLEAQAVAAAVLHHARTAPGRTLGVVAFSMAQRQAIELAVEASRRQHPETEPFFSQHPHEPFFIKNLENVQGDERDVVLISLGYGRTAAGQLTMNFGPLNGDGGERRLNVLISRARQRCEVFTNLTADDLDLDRTPAKGVAALKAFLTFAQYGPAGRPPMLSTDAPFETVVARALAARGYAVQPQVGSQGFYLDLAVVDPAQPGRYLLGISCDGTMYHHARSARDRNRLRPQVLEAMGWHLHHIWSTDWLRDPAAATERAVQAIEAARRPAPAAEDAADTTIADLVAVVREEPAAAPAAVAVPYQVAQLPAAVAHRALHQHGLSQLALWLTQVVRIESPVHIEEATRRLAQASGATQVGARIRKAGEAAALLAANLRHLRRHGDFLWENTMQQPPLRDRSHLPANSRRLALVASEELALALRTVVTQSFGLPREAVFLPAVRLLGFARLSDEMRQQLEPLLAGLLERGELVEVNGVVKPAV